A window from Enterocloster bolteae encodes these proteins:
- a CDS encoding AAA family ATPase, with the protein MDRQSGINVKKHLSNLFRARFPIIYIPTWEESRAIEILSDIANDVQLIKTQRTLYIWSQTQGLCSYTTGKAIADTKTPVKALEYIADCSEAAIFCLKDFHVYFGADNSKADYGVIRKVRDSVEELKNSRYPKNMVFISPNIVLPNDLQKEVTIVEFGLPTLEEVSETLSEMIEANQEKIDILLSEREKIQMCKAALGLTLQEVENALARAMVEKGRLSIDELSIILDEKNQVIKKTGMLEFVKSDLSIDDVGGLENLKRWLLKRNKSWSDTASKYNLPLPKGVLITGVPGCGKSLTAKAISAVWKLPLLRLDMGKIFSGIVGSTEENMRKAIQTAEAVAPSILWIDEIEKGFSGVSGSSGDGGISSRIFGTFLTWMQDKTKAVFVVATANNISNLPSEMLRKGRFDEIFFVDLPTEKERKDIFQLHLKKRLTNSEISGNVDINDGLLTELSGRTEGFAGAEIEQIVVAALFEAFSEDRALEIKDLFKVISNMVPLSVTQSEQIMQIRNWANVRAVAATAREDRHEYERKEKENIQDPKITEQEDEVKKNRGGRSVDF; encoded by the coding sequence ATGGACAGACAGTCAGGAATTAACGTAAAAAAACATTTATCAAACTTATTTAGGGCACGTTTTCCAATCATATATATACCGACATGGGAAGAAAGCCGGGCAATAGAAATATTGAGCGATATTGCAAATGATGTTCAGCTTATCAAGACACAGAGGACTTTGTACATATGGAGTCAAACACAGGGATTGTGCAGTTATACTACTGGAAAGGCTATTGCTGATACAAAGACCCCGGTAAAAGCGTTAGAGTATATAGCAGATTGCAGTGAAGCGGCAATTTTCTGTCTGAAGGATTTTCATGTATATTTTGGAGCAGATAATTCGAAAGCAGATTATGGAGTTATTCGTAAAGTAAGGGATTCGGTTGAGGAACTTAAAAACAGCAGATATCCTAAAAATATGGTATTCATTTCTCCGAACATTGTACTTCCTAATGATTTGCAGAAGGAGGTTACTATTGTTGAATTTGGCCTTCCCACATTAGAGGAAGTCAGTGAAACTCTGAGTGAGATGATTGAGGCAAATCAGGAAAAAATTGATATCCTGCTTTCTGAAAGAGAAAAGATCCAGATGTGCAAGGCAGCATTGGGATTAACGTTGCAGGAAGTGGAAAATGCATTGGCGAGAGCTATGGTAGAGAAGGGACGGCTATCAATTGATGAATTAAGTATTATTTTAGATGAAAAGAACCAGGTAATCAAAAAGACCGGAATGTTAGAATTTGTAAAGAGTGATTTAAGTATTGATGATGTAGGAGGTTTGGAGAACCTGAAGCGATGGCTTTTGAAAAGAAATAAATCGTGGTCGGATACCGCTTCTAAATATAATCTTCCTTTGCCAAAAGGCGTACTTATAACGGGCGTGCCTGGATGTGGAAAAAGCTTGACGGCAAAAGCAATAAGCGCAGTTTGGAAATTGCCGTTATTGCGTTTGGACATGGGGAAGATATTTAGCGGTATAGTAGGAAGTACTGAGGAAAACATGAGGAAAGCAATTCAGACAGCAGAAGCAGTCGCACCATCTATCTTATGGATTGATGAAATTGAAAAGGGATTTAGTGGTGTAAGTGGTTCTTCTGGAGATGGTGGAATATCCTCAAGGATTTTTGGTACGTTTCTCACATGGATGCAGGATAAGACAAAAGCAGTATTTGTGGTTGCTACTGCCAATAATATCAGTAATCTTCCTTCGGAAATGCTGAGAAAGGGCAGGTTTGATGAAATTTTCTTTGTGGATTTACCAACAGAAAAAGAGCGTAAGGATATTTTTCAACTGCATTTAAAAAAGAGGCTTACGAATTCAGAAATATCAGGAAATGTAGATATTAATGATGGATTGCTAACAGAGTTATCTGGCAGGACAGAGGGATTTGCCGGAGCAGAGATAGAGCAAATTGTTGTAGCTGCACTTTTCGAAGCATTTTCTGAGGATAGGGCCCTAGAAATAAAAGACTTATTTAAAGTTATTTCTAATATGGTTCCCTTATCGGTCACACAATCAGAGCAGATTATGCAGATTCGAAATTGGGCCAATGTGCGGGCCGTAGCTGCGACAGCAAGAGAAGACAGACATGAGTATGAACGAAAAGAGAAGGAAAACATTCAGGACCCTAAGATTACAGAACAGGAGGACGAGGTCAAGAAGAATAGAGGAGGACGTTCTGTGGATTTTTAA
- a CDS encoding YARHG domain-containing protein: MGLAVLLAFGLAASVTACGDVNTGEDKKEAATIGTTVESENVTGVSDTTEIQNAEEEYKSGCIESFDYNEYFRYPDNHVGERLCVTMQIVQLLNGGFRGMDMNGKIYITLYEEGNPNLQLDDIITVWGEYKGVIGYETTDENYMGFFTINAKYTGFVDEMIANSFQEVLSEEYDVSENFSETVADNPYRDSILLWKSYDSELSDSDVVGFSKEELRIARNEIYAAHGRIFTSQDLIDYFNSKPWYQGIVPSDQFSESVLTKIQKANIEKIKAFEEQADSAFDASIEIPKKDGIYTYRNMDPDEMSVGVEYMKMTVEGSRVSMIMYDTESASGNITEYSGFYNVNDEAYVSEEEGGIVIGFDEYGQYATVIFPWDYEPKFSLVSVSPLN, encoded by the coding sequence ATGGGCTTGGCAGTTTTATTAGCGTTTGGTTTAGCAGCATCAGTAACAGCTTGCGGGGATGTGAATACAGGAGAAGATAAAAAAGAGGCAGCGACCATTGGGACTACAGTAGAAAGCGAGAACGTAACAGGAGTGTCAGATACCACTGAAATCCAAAACGCCGAAGAAGAATATAAGAGTGGCTGTATTGAAAGCTTTGATTATAATGAATATTTTAGGTATCCTGATAACCATGTCGGAGAGCGTTTATGTGTCACGATGCAAATTGTCCAATTACTCAATGGTGGCTTTAGAGGAATGGATATGAATGGCAAAATATATATAACTTTGTATGAAGAAGGGAATCCGAATTTACAATTAGATGATATTATTACTGTCTGGGGAGAGTACAAGGGGGTTATTGGGTATGAGACAACAGACGAAAACTATATGGGATTTTTTACGATAAACGCTAAGTATACAGGATTCGTTGATGAGATGATTGCTAATTCGTTTCAGGAAGTATTATCGGAAGAATATGATGTTTCTGAAAATTTTTCTGAGACGGTAGCAGATAACCCATATAGGGACTCCATTCTCTTATGGAAATCATATGATAGCGAATTATCAGATTCAGATGTTGTTGGCTTTTCTAAGGAAGAGCTGCGGATTGCCAGAAATGAGATATATGCAGCCCATGGAAGAATTTTTACATCTCAGGACTTGATTGATTACTTTAACAGTAAGCCATGGTATCAGGGAATAGTACCATCGGACCAGTTTAGTGAGTCAGTTCTTACAAAAATCCAGAAAGCTAATATTGAAAAGATAAAAGCTTTTGAGGAACAGGCAGATTCGGCATTCGATGCTTCAATTGAAATTCCCAAAAAAGATGGAATCTATACATATCGTAATATGGATCCTGACGAGATGTCTGTAGGCGTGGAGTATATGAAGATGACTGTTGAAGGAAGCAGGGTAAGCATGATAATGTATGATACAGAATCCGCCAGCGGTAATATTACAGAATATAGCGGTTTTTATAATGTCAACGATGAGGCGTATGTTTCGGAAGAGGAAGGCGGCATTGTCATTGGATTTGATGAATATGGACAATATGCTACTGTCATATTCCCTTGGGACTATGAGCCTAAATTTTCACTTGTAAGCGTAAGCCCATTAAATTGA
- a CDS encoding DUF932 domain-containing protein: MSAEVETMFYTREKPWHGLGTRVEDAPGSREALELAGLDWQVIQRPIATTDGQAISGFKANIRNTDSRVLGVVTDRYKVVQNEDAFAFTDQLLGEGVTYETAGSLQNGRRTWLLAKLPQRYIISGDEITPYMVFMNTHDGTGAIRVAMTPVRVVCMNTLNLALSTAKRSWSTNHTGDIAGKMEDARYTLLYADRYMSELGKAIDHMKRLRLSERQVMEYIDALFPLYDNPTPQQQKNLNRMKEDMKTRYFDAPDLKHVGKNGYRFINAVSDFATHARPLRESANHKENLFAKTVEGNALIDRAFAMLQAA; the protein is encoded by the coding sequence ATGTCAGCAGAAGTTGAAACTATGTTTTACACCAGAGAGAAACCCTGGCATGGACTTGGGACCAGAGTGGAGGATGCGCCTGGTTCGAGGGAGGCTTTGGAACTGGCCGGGCTGGACTGGCAGGTCATCCAGAGACCCATTGCGACCACAGACGGACAGGCCATATCTGGCTTCAAGGCCAATATCCGGAACACAGACAGCCGGGTTCTGGGAGTGGTCACCGACCGTTATAAAGTAGTACAGAATGAAGACGCCTTCGCCTTTACAGACCAACTGTTAGGCGAGGGCGTTACTTATGAGACGGCAGGCTCGCTGCAGAACGGACGGCGCACATGGCTGCTTGCCAAACTGCCCCAGCGGTATATCATAAGTGGGGATGAGATTACGCCATACATGGTCTTTATGAATACCCATGACGGGACGGGAGCAATACGGGTAGCCATGACGCCGGTACGTGTGGTCTGCATGAACACGCTGAACTTGGCCCTGTCTACGGCAAAACGCTCCTGGTCCACCAACCATACAGGTGATATTGCGGGCAAGATGGAGGACGCCCGTTACACGCTTCTGTATGCGGACCGGTACATGTCGGAGCTGGGAAAGGCAATAGATCATATGAAGCGTCTCAGACTTTCAGAACGCCAGGTCATGGAGTATATTGACGCCCTTTTCCCACTATATGATAATCCGACTCCGCAGCAGCAAAAGAACTTGAACCGAATGAAGGAAGATATGAAAACGCGGTATTTTGATGCGCCGGATTTAAAGCATGTGGGAAAAAACGGTTATCGTTTTATCAATGCGGTATCGGATTTTGCCACACACGCGAGGCCCCTGAGGGAAAGCGCAAACCACAAGGAGAACCTCTTTGCAAAAACCGTAGAGGGAAATGCATTGATAGACAGGGCATTTGCCATGCTGCAGGCTGCATGA
- a CDS encoding JAB domain-containing protein — protein MDRKSNDEIVEGMMRRPIPKKKVGIVHLQMVREGRALYGMTRFTDPGMAAEMVWPLFEMADREMALVLSLNTKLEPQALEIAAVGGLNACSIDCRDIFKHAVLNNAAFIICFHNHPSGDPKPSMEDRKLTKRLEECGKILGIPLIDHIIVGEGPCCYSFKEQGMLSYTDGEVA, from the coding sequence ATGGATCGGAAATCAAACGATGAGATAGTAGAAGGCATGATGAGACGCCCCATCCCTAAAAAGAAGGTGGGGATTGTCCATCTTCAAATGGTAAGGGAGGGCCGGGCTCTTTATGGTATGACGCGCTTTACGGACCCGGGAATGGCGGCGGAGATGGTATGGCCCCTCTTTGAGATGGCTGATCGGGAGATGGCGCTTGTCCTGTCCCTTAACACGAAGCTGGAGCCCCAGGCTCTGGAGATTGCCGCAGTGGGGGGACTGAACGCCTGCAGCATTGACTGCCGGGATATCTTCAAGCATGCAGTTCTGAATAACGCGGCGTTTATCATATGCTTCCATAACCACCCGTCCGGTGACCCCAAACCCAGCATGGAGGACCGCAAGCTCACCAAACGGTTGGAAGAGTGTGGGAAGATACTTGGGATACCGCTGATTGACCATATCATAGTAGGGGAAGGCCCGTGCTGCTACAGCTTTAAAGAGCAGGGGATGCTTTCATATACGGATGGGGAGGTAGCTTAA
- a CDS encoding YqaJ viral recombinase family protein, which produces MITKVSTLGMTHEEWLKRRKEGIGGSDAGAICGLNPYASPMSVYQDKTSQEISASDNEAMRQGRDLEEYVARRFTEAIGLKVRKSNMMYVNSRYPFMLADVDRLVVGEDAGLECKTASAYNADKWKDGEIPPHYVIQCYHYMAVTGRKNWYIAVVVLGQGFQYRKLSWDEEMIRNLISIEDDFWNSHVLKRVMPDPDGSNACDEVLEQYFHHARKGTAVPLIGFDEKLNRRQEIVQLMKKLEQEQKQIEQEIKLYMKDNESAFNERYRITWTNVDTARLDTKRVKEEKPEVYRQFMQTTSSRRFTVKAA; this is translated from the coding sequence ATGATTACTAAGGTTTCAACATTGGGTATGACCCATGAAGAATGGCTCAAAAGGCGTAAGGAAGGAATCGGCGGTTCGGATGCCGGCGCAATCTGCGGTCTGAACCCGTATGCAAGCCCTATGAGCGTCTATCAGGATAAGACAAGCCAGGAGATAAGTGCATCAGATAACGAGGCCATGCGTCAGGGAAGGGACCTGGAGGAATATGTGGCCAGGCGTTTTACGGAGGCAATCGGACTCAAAGTCAGGAAAAGCAATATGATGTATGTCAACAGCCGGTATCCCTTTATGCTGGCGGATGTTGACCGGCTGGTGGTGGGAGAGGATGCGGGATTGGAATGCAAGACTGCCAGCGCTTACAATGCGGATAAATGGAAGGATGGGGAAATCCCGCCTCACTACGTCATACAGTGTTACCATTACATGGCGGTGACGGGAAGGAAGAACTGGTACATAGCGGTGGTGGTTTTAGGGCAGGGTTTCCAGTATAGAAAGCTGTCCTGGGATGAAGAGATGATACGGAACCTGATTTCCATTGAGGATGATTTCTGGAACAGCCATGTGTTGAAGCGTGTGATGCCGGACCCGGACGGTTCAAATGCCTGTGACGAGGTATTAGAACAGTATTTCCATCATGCAAGGAAGGGAACGGCGGTTCCTCTCATAGGGTTTGATGAAAAACTAAACCGCCGTCAGGAGATTGTCCAGCTGATGAAGAAGCTGGAACAGGAACAGAAGCAGATTGAGCAGGAAATAAAGCTGTATATGAAGGACAATGAGTCCGCATTTAATGAAAGATATAGAATCACATGGACCAATGTGGATACGGCCAGGCTGGATACGAAACGGGTCAAGGAGGAAAAACCAGAGGTATACAGGCAGTTTATGCAGACCACCAGCTCCAGGCGTTTTACAGTTAAGGCAGCGTAA
- a CDS encoding recombinase RecT, whose translation MGVNVKHELEQRAAGQGASVRLTKNMTIVDMVKALEPEIRRALPAVLTPERFTRMALSSINNTPELAECTPMSFIAALLNAAQLGLEPNTPLGQAYLIPYKNKGKLECQFQLGYKGLIDLAYRTGQVQIIQAQVVREFDSFEYQYGLDSKLVHKPGEGARGEITYVYGLFKLSNGGYGFEVSNKTEMDTFAARYSKSFGSKYSPWTEDYESMAKKTVIKRVLKYAPISSDFQKALSMDETIKTGIAVDMSEIRNECLPEEAGSEAA comes from the coding sequence ATGGGAGTTAATGTAAAGCACGAATTAGAACAAAGGGCAGCAGGCCAGGGAGCCTCTGTCAGATTAACAAAAAACATGACAATTGTGGATATGGTAAAGGCTTTGGAACCAGAAATACGCCGGGCACTTCCAGCGGTGCTGACACCAGAACGTTTTACCAGGATGGCGCTGTCATCTATTAACAATACGCCGGAACTGGCGGAGTGTACCCCTATGAGCTTTATTGCTGCGCTCTTAAATGCCGCCCAGTTAGGTCTTGAGCCCAATACACCCCTGGGCCAGGCATATCTGATTCCCTATAAAAATAAGGGTAAGCTGGAGTGTCAGTTTCAGCTAGGCTATAAAGGACTGATTGATTTGGCCTACCGGACCGGGCAAGTACAAATTATTCAGGCACAGGTGGTCCGGGAATTCGATTCTTTTGAATACCAGTACGGCCTTGATTCCAAACTAGTACATAAGCCGGGAGAGGGGGCGCGGGGAGAAATTACCTATGTTTATGGTCTTTTCAAGCTTTCCAATGGTGGTTATGGGTTTGAAGTCAGCAACAAGACGGAAATGGACACCTTTGCTGCCCGGTACTCTAAATCTTTCGGAAGTAAATACAGTCCATGGACTGAGGACTATGAATCTATGGCAAAAAAGACCGTGATTAAGAGGGTATTGAAATATGCCCCTATTTCTTCCGATTTCCAAAAGGCGCTGTCCATGGACGAGACGATTAAGACCGGAATCGCTGTGGATATGAGTGAGATTAGGAACGAATGCCTTCCGGAAGAAGCAGGATCTGAGGCAGCATAA
- a CDS encoding type II toxin-antitoxin system Phd/YefM family antitoxin → MIQIRPVSDLRNKFPEIETLVKENQPVYLTKNGYGAMVVLSLEEYSRITGDVGMKLDEADKQAEETDIRLTHEEVFSGLKGRIHGAEAL, encoded by the coding sequence ATGATTCAAATCAGACCTGTATCAGATTTAAGAAACAAGTTTCCTGAAATAGAGACTCTTGTAAAGGAAAACCAGCCAGTATACTTAACGAAGAACGGTTACGGGGCCATGGTGGTACTGAGCCTGGAGGAATATTCCAGGATTACCGGTGATGTGGGAATGAAGCTGGATGAAGCGGACAAACAGGCGGAAGAAACGGATATCCGTCTCACCCACGAGGAAGTTTTTAGCGGATTGAAGGGGAGGATACATGGAGCAGAAGCACTATAA
- a CDS encoding type II toxin-antitoxin system RelE/ParE family toxin — MEQKHYKLRYLPLFVSDMEEIVDYITLQNPDAAYHFLERVEAAIWKRLEFPVSFEPYQGTGARKHPYYRIYVGNFIIYYVVIDDVMEVRRILWDKRDAGWLLERD, encoded by the coding sequence ATGGAGCAGAAGCACTATAAGCTGCGGTATCTCCCGCTGTTTGTCTCTGATATGGAGGAGATTGTAGATTACATTACACTCCAGAACCCGGATGCAGCATATCATTTTCTGGAGCGTGTGGAGGCGGCAATCTGGAAACGTCTGGAATTTCCGGTATCCTTTGAGCCGTATCAAGGCACCGGGGCAAGAAAACACCCATATTACAGAATTTATGTGGGGAATTTCATTATCTATTATGTGGTTATAGATGATGTTATGGAGGTACGCCGAATCCTCTGGGATAAGCGTGATGCAGGATGGTTATTGGAACGGGACTAG
- a CDS encoding lecithin retinol acyltransferase family protein, with protein sequence MEHKKFKVGCHLKAGRLLYEHHGIYIGEGLVIHYAFDGITVDTVEKFARGEIMEEVPHFDSPYTGEEIRKRAFSRLGEDRYDLVSNNCEHFANWCCTGEAESEQVEEAVRLAGTLLLKILEGC encoded by the coding sequence ATGGAGCATAAGAAATTTAAGGTAGGATGCCATTTAAAGGCGGGCCGGCTGCTATATGAGCATCATGGCATTTATATAGGGGAAGGTCTTGTAATCCATTATGCATTTGATGGCATCACAGTGGATACAGTGGAGAAGTTTGCGAGGGGAGAGATTATGGAGGAGGTCCCCCATTTCGATTCGCCTTATACAGGGGAAGAAATAAGGAAGAGGGCATTCAGCCGTTTGGGAGAAGACCGATATGATTTGGTGTCAAACAACTGTGAACATTTTGCAAACTGGTGCTGTACGGGAGAGGCGGAATCGGAACAGGTTGAGGAGGCGGTCCGGTTGGCCGGGACCCTGTTGTTGAAGATATTAGAGGGATGTTAA
- a CDS encoding DUF5688 family protein, translating into MLNVSLELFADEVVECVKEILGDGYDIELRRVPKNNGIILTGISICRAGEKVSPVIYLDDYYAERADTETEVELTARKIVNCFRYNGDLSDTVLKSAEHLYDFGKARDRVMLKLIHTKNNEQRLNQVPNIPYLDLSIVFYLYMDEDSGSMMTAQIQNEHLALWGVDTQMLYRIALQNMQRVMPAQINSITQIIEDLKCAFGEEPDEDRGEEDAPFYVLTTSRGINGAACMLYSGVLEKFAEQRGKDIIILPSSVHEVLLLEDTGDIDCKALTELVKCINATEVPMEDVLSENIYRYERICNRITIIA; encoded by the coding sequence ATGTTAAATGTATCATTGGAACTATTTGCAGATGAGGTTGTAGAATGTGTCAAGGAGATTCTGGGTGATGGATATGATATAGAGCTCAGGCGAGTACCGAAAAACAATGGAATCATTCTGACAGGTATAAGTATATGCAGGGCCGGGGAGAAGGTGAGCCCGGTCATCTATTTGGATGACTATTACGCTGAAAGAGCGGATACAGAAACAGAGGTAGAACTTACTGCAAGGAAGATTGTGAACTGTTTTCGTTATAATGGGGACCTGTCTGACACAGTCTTGAAATCGGCGGAGCACCTTTATGACTTCGGAAAGGCCAGGGACAGGGTCATGTTGAAGCTGATTCACACGAAGAACAATGAACAACGTTTGAACCAGGTTCCAAATATACCATATCTTGACCTTTCCATTGTATTTTATTTATATATGGATGAAGACAGTGGAAGTATGATGACGGCCCAGATTCAGAATGAACATCTTGCCTTATGGGGAGTTGACACGCAGATGCTATACAGGATTGCGCTGCAGAATATGCAGCGTGTAATGCCGGCTCAAATTAATAGTATAACGCAAATCATAGAGGATCTGAAATGTGCATTTGGGGAGGAACCAGACGAGGATAGGGGTGAGGAAGATGCCCCCTTTTATGTGTTGACAACGTCCAGAGGTATCAATGGGGCCGCCTGCATGCTCTATTCAGGAGTGCTAGAGAAGTTTGCGGAGCAGAGAGGGAAGGACATCATTATTTTGCCGTCCAGTGTGCATGAGGTGCTGCTATTGGAAGATACTGGGGATATAGATTGCAAGGCACTTACGGAGCTTGTGAAATGTATTAATGCTACAGAGGTTCCGATGGAAGACGTTCTTTCTGAGAATATATACAGGTATGAGCGGATTTGTAATAGGATAACTATCATTGCTTGA
- a CDS encoding helix-turn-helix domain-containing protein, producing MEELNRNSSKKLLHKKEIGVMFGYGRDKTRRLLESGILPVIQINNDYVISAEELDKWMKRNAGKKIKL from the coding sequence ATGGAAGAGTTGAACAGAAACAGCAGTAAGAAGCTTCTGCACAAGAAAGAAATAGGGGTTATGTTTGGCTACGGTCGGGACAAAACCCGGCGCCTACTGGAATCCGGTATTTTGCCGGTCATCCAAATAAACAATGATTACGTCATTTCGGCAGAAGAGTTAGATAAGTGGATGAAGCGGAATGCAGGTAAAAAAATCAAGCTGTAA
- a CDS encoding tyrosine-type recombinase/integrase, with protein MVATRRVSSPYTIRQRSDGRYEVRLYTGTDSNGKKTYKSIYGRTSKELKEKLKEIATEQKKNRTPAANINFRDYALHWMRLYKYPVLKPVSYDRLEQTYNKVCEYLGWIQMGNISTDDIQEMINDLARTKAYSTVKKHHEFVKNVFSHAYKTGELDFNPCEAVALPIERNMTVKTKPAEILLEEETEAMYAFNEKIKKSRNQFFKQMPALLLMLNTGWRVGELLALEWTDIDFKKRTARINKTLAKAKTRNDAGESISRHKTTFPEPTKTKAGERLTPLNDMAVSLLKQIKEYNQRMGIQSNYVVCTKDGGYVSERNLLRTFKSVMGIIGAEKDYTIHSLRHTYASRLLKRGVDVSVVSKLLGHSDINTTYGKYIHVLHTQLMQSAQSVERI; from the coding sequence ATGGTAGCAACCAGAAGAGTGAGCTCACCTTATACAATAAGGCAGAGGAGCGATGGACGGTATGAAGTAAGGCTCTATACCGGCACGGATTCAAATGGTAAGAAAACATATAAATCCATATACGGAAGAACATCAAAGGAATTAAAGGAGAAGCTGAAAGAGATTGCAACAGAGCAGAAGAAGAACCGAACACCAGCTGCCAATATAAATTTTAGGGATTATGCTTTGCATTGGATGCGGCTATATAAATACCCAGTATTGAAACCTGTGTCCTACGACCGTTTGGAGCAAACATATAATAAAGTATGTGAATATTTAGGATGGATTCAGATGGGGAACATTAGTACGGATGACATTCAGGAAATGATTAATGATTTAGCCAGAACGAAAGCATATTCAACCGTAAAAAAGCATCATGAATTTGTGAAAAATGTGTTTAGTCACGCATATAAAACTGGAGAACTGGATTTTAATCCATGTGAAGCCGTGGCGCTGCCGATAGAACGCAATATGACTGTAAAAACGAAACCGGCAGAAATTCTGTTAGAGGAGGAGACGGAGGCAATGTATGCGTTTAATGAGAAGATAAAAAAGAGCCGGAATCAATTCTTTAAACAGATGCCGGCGCTTCTGCTGATGCTGAATACAGGATGGCGTGTTGGGGAACTTCTGGCTTTGGAATGGACCGACATTGATTTCAAGAAAAGGACAGCCCGCATTAATAAAACTCTGGCAAAGGCTAAAACCCGTAATGACGCGGGGGAATCAATCAGCCGGCATAAAACGACCTTTCCAGAACCCACTAAGACAAAGGCCGGAGAGCGGCTTACCCCACTTAATGACATGGCAGTTTCCCTCCTAAAACAGATAAAGGAATACAACCAGCGGATGGGTATCCAGAGTAACTATGTAGTATGTACAAAGGACGGAGGGTATGTGAGCGAAAGGAATTTGCTTCGCACATTTAAAAGTGTCATGGGTATAATTGGAGCGGAGAAAGATTATACAATCCATTCGCTAAGACATACATACGCTTCAAGACTACTCAAAAGGGGCGTGGATGTCAGCGTAGTAAGCAAACTGCTGGGACATTCAGATATTAATACTACATATGGAAAATACATCCATGTCCTCCATACACAGCTGATGCAGTCCGCCCAGTCTGTTGAGCGTATTTAA
- a CDS encoding type II toxin-antitoxin system PemK/MazF family toxin, with translation MRIPVSMYIQGTVIDIEFPFQGDSQKTKRRPAVVTDFDDMHTTVILLKVTSHEPRTDYDYVLLDAGMAGLKEGSVIRCNHILTVNNDLLCDKRGDLSRRDFIRVLALYQTALISGSEELY, from the coding sequence ATGCGTATTCCAGTTTCCATGTATATTCAGGGGACTGTTATTGATATAGAGTTCCCGTTTCAGGGAGACTCTCAGAAAACCAAGCGCAGGCCAGCGGTTGTAACGGATTTTGATGATATGCATACAACGGTCATTCTCCTTAAAGTAACTTCCCATGAACCGAGGACAGACTATGATTACGTTTTGCTTGACGCAGGGATGGCAGGACTGAAAGAGGGTTCCGTCATACGATGCAATCATATTCTGACAGTAAACAATGATTTATTATGTGATAAACGCGGCGATTTATCAAGAAGGGATTTTATACGTGTATTGGCTCTCTATCAAACAGCCCTTATAAGTGGCAGTGAGGAGCTTTACTAA